A single genomic interval of Mauremys reevesii isolate NIE-2019 linkage group 24, ASM1616193v1, whole genome shotgun sequence harbors:
- the LOC120390328 gene encoding hepcidin-2-like, whose translation MRVQMLAVLLLFVSLLCAEGIRGASLAGDSESQHSEEGRGESKVMVKREASFARCRFCCNCCPRMSGCGICCDF comes from the exons ATGAGAGTCCAGATGCTGGCTGTCCTGCTCCTGTTCGTGTCCCTCCTTTGTGCCGAGGGAATCCGCGGAGCGTCCCTGGCTGGG GACTCGGAGTCCCAGCACTCGGAGGAAGGCCGAGGCGAGTCCAAGGTGATGGTGAAGAGAGAAGCG AGTTTCGCTAGATGTCGCTTCTGCTGTAACTGCTGTCCTAGGATGAGCGGCTGTGGAATCTGCTGCGACTTCTGA